A portion of the Anoxybacillus gonensis genome contains these proteins:
- a CDS encoding ArsR/SmtB family transcription factor, giving the protein MGQKAIEVFRSCIPLFQALSDPHRQDIVLLLAEHDKLTVNEITERSSLSRPAISHHLKILRDQGLVSVEQKGTLRYYVLSIEKAVELLKELIQAVENECL; this is encoded by the coding sequence ATGGGACAAAAGGCGATCGAGGTGTTTCGATCGTGCATACCGTTATTTCAAGCGTTAAGCGATCCTCACCGTCAAGATATTGTATTGTTGCTTGCAGAACACGATAAGCTGACAGTCAATGAAATTACAGAACGGTCAAGTTTATCTCGTCCAGCGATTTCGCATCATTTAAAAATTTTGCGGGATCAAGGACTAGTGTCAGTAGAACAAAAAGGGACATTACGATATTATGTGTTGTCAATTGAAAAGGCGGTTGAATTATTAAAAGAATTGATTCAAGCTGTAGAAAATGAGTGCCTTTAG